From the genome of Pukyongia salina, one region includes:
- the coaE gene encoding dephospho-CoA kinase (Dephospho-CoA kinase (CoaE) performs the final step in coenzyme A biosynthesis.), producing the protein MKIIGLTGGIGSGKTTVAKMFEELGISVYIADIEAKKLSNRSKVIRRKLTKLLGPHTYKESQLNREFVAQKIFNDPDLLKKVNAIIHPKVASHFKRWAKKQQGPYVIKEAAILFENGGYKQCDKTILVVAPKAVRIERILARDNSNKEEIEARMKNQWSDSEKKKLADIIIENTHLETTRKRVLEVHKNLSQPQ; encoded by the coding sequence TTGAAAATAATTGGCTTAACAGGTGGCATTGGAAGTGGTAAGACTACGGTAGCGAAGATGTTCGAGGAGTTAGGCATTTCGGTCTATATCGCAGACATTGAGGCCAAAAAATTGAGTAATCGCTCAAAAGTGATAAGGCGTAAACTTACCAAATTGTTAGGACCGCATACGTACAAAGAATCTCAGCTTAATAGAGAATTTGTCGCACAAAAGATCTTTAATGATCCAGATCTTCTAAAAAAAGTGAACGCGATTATACATCCAAAGGTAGCTTCCCACTTTAAAAGATGGGCGAAGAAACAACAAGGCCCCTATGTGATAAAAGAGGCTGCCATACTATTTGAGAATGGAGGATATAAGCAATGTGATAAGACCATTCTGGTTGTTGCACCTAAAGCCGTTCGTATAGAACGAATACTGGCGCGAGATAACAGCAATAAAGAAGAAATAGAAGCTAGAATGAAGAATCAATGGAGTGATTCAGAAAAGAAGAAACTGGCCGATATCATAATTGAAAATACTCACCTGGAAACTACCCGAAAACGAGTGCTGGAAGTACATAAAAACCTTAGTCAACCCCAGTAA